Proteins found in one Zea mays cultivar B73 chromosome 1, Zm-B73-REFERENCE-NAM-5.0, whole genome shotgun sequence genomic segment:
- the LOC100286202 gene encoding cyclin dependent kinase inhibitor: MGKYMRKGKVSGEVAVMEVPGGALLGVRTRSRTLALQRAQRPLDKGDAEDAAAEYLELRSRRLEKPHKEHPSPPATATKRGAGRKAAAAAAVQHVLMQDEVEVEVSFGDNVLDLDTMERSTRETTPCSLIRNPEMISTPGSTTKSKTSSNSTTSRRRTEETPSCRFIPSSLEMEEFFSAAEQQEQHSFREKYNFCPVNDCPLPGRYEWARLDC, from the exons ATGGGGAAGTACATGCGCAAGGGCAAGGTGTCCGGGGAGGTCGCCGTCATGGAGGTACCCGGCGGCGCGCTGCTCGGCGTCCGCACCCGCTCCCGCACGCTCGCGCTGCAGCGCGCGCAGAGGCCGCTCGACAAGGGCGACGCGGAGGACGCCGCCGCGGAGTACCTCGAGCTCAGGAGCCGGAGGCTCGAGAAGCCGCACAAGGAGCATCCGTCGCCGCCCGCGACCGCGACCAAGAGGGGCGCCGGGAGgaaggccgccgccgccgccgcggtgcAGCACGTGCTGATGCAggacgaggtcgaggtcgaggtctcGTTCGGGGACAACGTGCTTGACTTGGACACCATGGAAAG GAGTACCAGAGAGACAACACCGTGCAGCCTGATTAGGAACCCAGAGATGATAAGCACCCCAGGATCCACAACTAAAAGCAAAACCAGCAGCAACTCGACGACTTCCCGCCGCAGAACGGAGGAAACCCCGAGCTGCCGGTTCATACCGAGCTCGCTCGAGATGGAGGAGTTCTTCTCGGCGGCCGAGCAACAGGAGCAGCATAGCTTCAGGGAGAA GTACAACTTCTGTCCCGTGAACGACTGTCCTCTCCCTGGCCGGTACGAATGGGCGAGGCTAGACTGCTAG